One Brachyhypopomus gauderio isolate BG-103 chromosome 15, BGAUD_0.2, whole genome shotgun sequence genomic region harbors:
- the slf2 gene encoding SMC5-SMC6 complex localization factor protein 2 isoform X1: MKSNLKQMTSMVKNVPLGVPRRYSADDATAASPLVHHSSQDAHKNLACTLHNLSPQSKRMLPLKSPAPEQRRTSAVATSSGSKKCSKGGQDALPNYNVLRKKLQPSCRRRSLSSKEESLHSAAKGQGQVKSCSSEREFAFALFRQLNENLKVRKVMHSQSPQHQRAPEPPESSPRAMCDHHSPPGSQTESRIPGSSREEQDLHPTHEVDQKINVHLCSPVSSHSARAAWSKSGEDIPCQATTPVGGRRLSLKRQRESSTERKRETERLSEECPLILTSASSVPSSSTSSLSSEYIKRVCIRTSSPAVLLERLGRHVEDGVSTSLCSSFVRQLYKEPSVEPSCKAQTMARPTEDPGNSAVKKGMETCSERRCSVADPRVPDLCTSASSQTGHKCSNEGSSAATSNTSSSSRLMDEDEISLHPDQFTPAVPDCPGLAGSLRGDVDEGQDPKLDSETTPRANPHSARQDALQKTSLVWKDPLDLELVDEMGLGLEICSLTLSSSDDSEEEQLLSLKEILDRSARIPDTPEKGAFSEPSTPLPKAPPEDVKIKPTNYKNTLEQMLIEKEQGQKSKELEMQLLQTCKEDLLKLEEEEENEIIEDVLSHDQRQFLERFSVSSCAIRDLHPGEEVFALANFGRLFNHQTLDLRQIGVSPTNRAQQTLLQARPEQVLMLLSAGLLRRAYCSSPCPPQVTRWLFQMMSVHPNAIACTQILQAMTTIALFAAQEIVENSSKTFEVWVPGIQDIGLVFLNMGVPFVSLFPLETLQPPFTEGDLLESVQIQPDGAVTENERHSFPEHNFENIVKYLELCAALCPSAYTDKELLLLVTVVCRVSLETRLQLLPTGGLSSLLHHLLNNITNWEAMLAQLCQSITDLSEDHHNLRRLVQLLPHERRGRQLKRHLSVSAISKLLNHRCTYIPSSTEFELCDLRSYLPRMRPSSLLKAILAAKNADHQDGGTTPDQQAYYLCYSLLALTNEASNFEFLPSNQRNELQLLSAELEKHIKCDIRESEKMLYRSKVKDFVARIYTRWQVLLQRSRPQEGKLYDYWKPLPEDEVPINQELQLRV, translated from the exons ATGAAAAGTAACCTCAAACAAATGACCTCCATGG TGAAGAACGTTCCTCTTGGTGTTCCTCGACGTTACAGTGCTGATGATGCAACTGCTGCTTCACCGCTGGTTCACCACTCTTCTCAGGACGCTCACAAGAACCTTGCATGTACGCTGCATAACCTGAGCCCACAATCGAAACGCATGCTGCCCCTCAAAAGCCCAGCGCCGGAGCAGAGAAGAACATCAGCTGTAGCCACTTCTTCAGGCTCTAAAAAGTGTTCTAAAGGAGGCCAGGATGCTCTCCCCAATTATAATGTCCTCAGAAAAAAACTGCAACCCAGTTGTAGAAGAAGAAGTCTCTCCAGTAAGGAGGAGTCACTGCACAGTGCCGCTAAAGGTCAAGGTCAGGTCAAGTCTTGCAGCAGTGAGAGAGAATTTGCCTTTGCCCTGTTTAGGCAGCTGAACGAGAATCTGAAG GTCAGAAAGGTCATGCATTCACAGAGTCCTCAGCACCAGAGAGCTCCAGAGCCTCCAGAGTCTTCTCCAAGAGCGATGTGTGACCACCACAGTCCACCAGGCTCCCAGACTGAGAGCAGGATCCCAGGCAGCAGTAGGGAGGAACAGGACCTCCATCCTACCCACGAGGTGGACCAGAAGATCAATGTTCACCTCTGCTCTCCTGTTTCCTCACACAGCGCAAGAGCTGCTTGGAGCAAGAGT GGTGAAGACATACCCTGCCAGGCAACCACACCAG TAGGGGGCAGACGTCTGTCACTGAAGAGGCAACGGGAAAGCAGcacagagagaaaaagggagacggagagaTTGAGTGAGGAGTGTCCACTCATCCTGACCTCTGCAAGTTCTGTTCCGTCTTCTTCCACCTCCAGCCTCTCCTCAGAGTACATAAAACGGGTCTGCATTAGAACAAGTTCTCCAGCTGTTCTGCTGGAGAGGCTGGGCCGCCATGTTGAGGATGGTGTGTCTACCTCACTGTGCAGCAGTTTTGTCAGGCAGCTCTATAAAGAGCCGAGCGTGGAGCCAAGCTGCAAAGCCCAGACGATGGCACGGCCCACTGAAGACCCCGGAAACAGTGCCGTCAAGAAGGGGATGGAGACATGTAGTGAACGCAGATGTTCGGTGGCGGACCCGCGCGTTCCTGACCTCTGCACCTCAGCTTCCAGCCAGACGGGCCACAAGTGCAGTAATGAAGGGAGCTCGGCCGCCACCTCGAACACGAGTTCCTCGTCACGTCTCATGGACGAGGATGAGATCAGCCTCCATCCAGATCAGTTCACACCAGCAGTACCTGACTGTCCAGGTCTGGCAGGGTCATTGAGGGGTGACGTGGATGAAGGACAGGACCCCAAACTGGATTCAGAGACCACGCCCAGAGCTAACCCTCACTCTGCCAGGCAGGACGCGCTACAGAAGACCAGCCTGGTGTGGAAGGACCCTCTAGATCTGGAGCTGGTGGATGAGATGGGCTTGGGCCTGGAGATCTGTTCTCTCACCCTGAGCAGCAGTGATGATAGTGAGGAGGAGCAGCTTCTGTCCCTGAAGGAGATCCTGGATCGCAGTGCTCGTATCCCCGACACACCTGAGAAGGGGGCGTTCTCCGAGCCCAGCACGCCCCTCCCCAAAGCCCCC CCGGAGGATGTGAAAATAAAACCTACAAATTACAAGAATACACTGGAACAGATGCTGATTGAGAAAGAACAGGGTCAGAA GTCAAAAGAACTTGAAATGCAGTTGCTTCAAACTTGTAAAGAAGACCTGTTAAAactggaagaagaggaagagaatgaAATTATAGAAGACGTACTTTCACATGACCAAAG GCAATTCTTAGAACGATTCTCAGTTTCCTCGTGTGCAATCAGAGACCTGCACCCTGGAGAGGAAGTCTTCGCGTTGGCCAACTTTGGCCGACTCTTTAACCACCAGACTCTGGACCTGAGGCAGATCGGTGTTTCCCCAACCAACCGGGCCCAGCAGACCCTTCTGCA GGCCCGTCCAGAACAGGTCCTGATGCTTCTCAGCGCAGGTCTGCTCAGAAGAGCCTATTGCTCCTCACCCTGCCCGCCACAGGTCACACGCTGGCTCTTCCAG ATGATGTCGGTCCACCCAAACGCCATTGCTTGCACACAGATTCTGCAGGCCATGACGACTATCGCCTTATTCGCCGCTCAGGAAATAG TGGAGAATAGCAGTAAGACGTTTGAGGTGTGGGTCCCCGGCATACAGGACATTGGACTAGTCTTCCTCAACATGGGTGTGCCATTCGTCAGTCTGTTCCCTCTGGAAACTCTCCAGCCCCCTTTCACTGAGGGAGATCTGCT AGAGAGTGTGCAAATTCAGCCTGACGGTGCAGTAACGGAGAACGAACGCCACTCGTTTCCAGAGCACAACTTTGAGAACATTGTCAAG tacctgGAACTGTGTGCTGCCCTGTGTCCAAGCGCGTACACTGATAAGGAGCTCCTGCTGCTGGTGACTGTGGTGTGTAGAGTGAGTTTGGAGACCCGTTTACAGCTGCTCCCCACTGGAGGCCTCAGCAGCCTGCTGCACCACCTTCTCAACAACATTACCAACTGGGAAGCAATG TTAGCCCAACTTTGCCAGTCCATAACCGATCTGTCTGAGGATCACCACAATCTCCGACGGCTAGTGCAGCTCCTGCCACACGAGAGACGGGGCAG GCAATTGAAGAGACATCTGAGCGTTTCAGCCATCTCTAAACTGTTAAATCACAGATGCACTTACATACCCTCATCTACAGAATTTGAG TTGTGCGATCTGAGGTCATACCTCCCTCGGATGAGACCCTCCTCCCTGTTGAAGGCCATCCTGGCTGCGAAGAACGCTGACCATCAGGACGGTGGCACCACTCCAGACCAGCAG GCATATTATCTTTGCTATAGCCTATTGGCTTTGACCAATGAAGCGTCCAATTTTGAGTTTTTACCATCAAACCAAAGA AATGAACTGCAGCTGCTGTCTGCAGAACTAGAGAAACACATTAAGTGTGACATCAGGGAAAGTGAGAAAATGCTTTACAGGAGTAAG GTGAAAGACTTTGTTGCAAGAATATACACCCGATGGCAGGTTCTTCTTCAAAGATCAAGACCCCAAGAG GGGAAGCTCTATGATTATTGGAAACCTCTTCCTGAGGATGAAGTGCCCATTAATCAAGAACTTCAGCTGAGGGTCTGA
- the slf2 gene encoding SMC5-SMC6 complex localization factor protein 2 isoform X3 has translation MKSNLKQMTSMVKNVPLGVPRRYSADDATAASPLVHHSSQDAHKNLACTLHNLSPQSKRMLPLKSPAPEQRRTSAVATSSGSKKCSKGGQDALPNYNVLRKKLQPSCRRRSLSSKEESLHSAAKGQGQVKSCSSEREFAFALFRQLNENLKVRKVMHSQSPQHQRAPEPPESSPRAMCDHHSPPGSQTESRIPGSSREEQDLHPTHEVDQKINVHLCSPVSSHSARAAWSKSGEDIPCQATTPVGGRRLSLKRQRESSTERKRETERLSEECPLILTSASSVPSSSTSSLSSEYIKRVCIRTSSPAVLLERLGRHVEDGVSTSLCSSFVRQLYKEPSVEPSCKAQTMARPTEDPGNSAVKKGMETCSERRCSVADPRVPDLCTSASSQTGHKCSNEGSSAATSNTSSSSRLMDEDEISLHPDQFTPAVPDCPGLAGSLRGDVDEGQDPKLDSETTPRANPHSARQDALQKTSLVWKDPLDLELVDEMGLGLEICSLTLSSSDDSEEEQLLSLKEILDRSARIPDTPEKGAFSEPSTPLPKAPPEDVKIKPTNYKNTLEQMLIEKEQGQKSKELEMQLLQTCKEDLLKLEEEEENEIIEDVLSHDQRQFLERFSVSSCAIRDLHPGEEVFALANFGRLFNHQTLDLRQIGVSPTNRAQQTLLQARPEQVLMLLSAGLLRRAYCSSPCPPQVTRWLFQMMSVHPNAIACTQILQAMTTIALFAAQEIVENSSKTFEVWVPGIQDIGLVFLNMGVPFVSLFPLETLQPPFTEGDLLESVQIQPDGAVTENERHSFPEHNFENIVKYLELCAALCPSAYTDKELLLLVTVVCRVSLETRLQLLPTGGLSSLLHHLLNNITNWEAMLAQLCQSITDLSEDHHNLRRLVQLLPHERRGRQLKRHLSVSAISKLLNHRCTYIPSSTEFELCDLRSYLPRMRPSSLLKAILAAKNADHQDGGTTPDQQNELQLLSAELEKHIKCDIRESEKMLYRSKVKDFVARIYTRWQVLLQRSRPQEGKLYDYWKPLPEDEVPINQELQLRV, from the exons ATGAAAAGTAACCTCAAACAAATGACCTCCATGG TGAAGAACGTTCCTCTTGGTGTTCCTCGACGTTACAGTGCTGATGATGCAACTGCTGCTTCACCGCTGGTTCACCACTCTTCTCAGGACGCTCACAAGAACCTTGCATGTACGCTGCATAACCTGAGCCCACAATCGAAACGCATGCTGCCCCTCAAAAGCCCAGCGCCGGAGCAGAGAAGAACATCAGCTGTAGCCACTTCTTCAGGCTCTAAAAAGTGTTCTAAAGGAGGCCAGGATGCTCTCCCCAATTATAATGTCCTCAGAAAAAAACTGCAACCCAGTTGTAGAAGAAGAAGTCTCTCCAGTAAGGAGGAGTCACTGCACAGTGCCGCTAAAGGTCAAGGTCAGGTCAAGTCTTGCAGCAGTGAGAGAGAATTTGCCTTTGCCCTGTTTAGGCAGCTGAACGAGAATCTGAAG GTCAGAAAGGTCATGCATTCACAGAGTCCTCAGCACCAGAGAGCTCCAGAGCCTCCAGAGTCTTCTCCAAGAGCGATGTGTGACCACCACAGTCCACCAGGCTCCCAGACTGAGAGCAGGATCCCAGGCAGCAGTAGGGAGGAACAGGACCTCCATCCTACCCACGAGGTGGACCAGAAGATCAATGTTCACCTCTGCTCTCCTGTTTCCTCACACAGCGCAAGAGCTGCTTGGAGCAAGAGT GGTGAAGACATACCCTGCCAGGCAACCACACCAG TAGGGGGCAGACGTCTGTCACTGAAGAGGCAACGGGAAAGCAGcacagagagaaaaagggagacggagagaTTGAGTGAGGAGTGTCCACTCATCCTGACCTCTGCAAGTTCTGTTCCGTCTTCTTCCACCTCCAGCCTCTCCTCAGAGTACATAAAACGGGTCTGCATTAGAACAAGTTCTCCAGCTGTTCTGCTGGAGAGGCTGGGCCGCCATGTTGAGGATGGTGTGTCTACCTCACTGTGCAGCAGTTTTGTCAGGCAGCTCTATAAAGAGCCGAGCGTGGAGCCAAGCTGCAAAGCCCAGACGATGGCACGGCCCACTGAAGACCCCGGAAACAGTGCCGTCAAGAAGGGGATGGAGACATGTAGTGAACGCAGATGTTCGGTGGCGGACCCGCGCGTTCCTGACCTCTGCACCTCAGCTTCCAGCCAGACGGGCCACAAGTGCAGTAATGAAGGGAGCTCGGCCGCCACCTCGAACACGAGTTCCTCGTCACGTCTCATGGACGAGGATGAGATCAGCCTCCATCCAGATCAGTTCACACCAGCAGTACCTGACTGTCCAGGTCTGGCAGGGTCATTGAGGGGTGACGTGGATGAAGGACAGGACCCCAAACTGGATTCAGAGACCACGCCCAGAGCTAACCCTCACTCTGCCAGGCAGGACGCGCTACAGAAGACCAGCCTGGTGTGGAAGGACCCTCTAGATCTGGAGCTGGTGGATGAGATGGGCTTGGGCCTGGAGATCTGTTCTCTCACCCTGAGCAGCAGTGATGATAGTGAGGAGGAGCAGCTTCTGTCCCTGAAGGAGATCCTGGATCGCAGTGCTCGTATCCCCGACACACCTGAGAAGGGGGCGTTCTCCGAGCCCAGCACGCCCCTCCCCAAAGCCCCC CCGGAGGATGTGAAAATAAAACCTACAAATTACAAGAATACACTGGAACAGATGCTGATTGAGAAAGAACAGGGTCAGAA GTCAAAAGAACTTGAAATGCAGTTGCTTCAAACTTGTAAAGAAGACCTGTTAAAactggaagaagaggaagagaatgaAATTATAGAAGACGTACTTTCACATGACCAAAG GCAATTCTTAGAACGATTCTCAGTTTCCTCGTGTGCAATCAGAGACCTGCACCCTGGAGAGGAAGTCTTCGCGTTGGCCAACTTTGGCCGACTCTTTAACCACCAGACTCTGGACCTGAGGCAGATCGGTGTTTCCCCAACCAACCGGGCCCAGCAGACCCTTCTGCA GGCCCGTCCAGAACAGGTCCTGATGCTTCTCAGCGCAGGTCTGCTCAGAAGAGCCTATTGCTCCTCACCCTGCCCGCCACAGGTCACACGCTGGCTCTTCCAG ATGATGTCGGTCCACCCAAACGCCATTGCTTGCACACAGATTCTGCAGGCCATGACGACTATCGCCTTATTCGCCGCTCAGGAAATAG TGGAGAATAGCAGTAAGACGTTTGAGGTGTGGGTCCCCGGCATACAGGACATTGGACTAGTCTTCCTCAACATGGGTGTGCCATTCGTCAGTCTGTTCCCTCTGGAAACTCTCCAGCCCCCTTTCACTGAGGGAGATCTGCT AGAGAGTGTGCAAATTCAGCCTGACGGTGCAGTAACGGAGAACGAACGCCACTCGTTTCCAGAGCACAACTTTGAGAACATTGTCAAG tacctgGAACTGTGTGCTGCCCTGTGTCCAAGCGCGTACACTGATAAGGAGCTCCTGCTGCTGGTGACTGTGGTGTGTAGAGTGAGTTTGGAGACCCGTTTACAGCTGCTCCCCACTGGAGGCCTCAGCAGCCTGCTGCACCACCTTCTCAACAACATTACCAACTGGGAAGCAATG TTAGCCCAACTTTGCCAGTCCATAACCGATCTGTCTGAGGATCACCACAATCTCCGACGGCTAGTGCAGCTCCTGCCACACGAGAGACGGGGCAG GCAATTGAAGAGACATCTGAGCGTTTCAGCCATCTCTAAACTGTTAAATCACAGATGCACTTACATACCCTCATCTACAGAATTTGAG TTGTGCGATCTGAGGTCATACCTCCCTCGGATGAGACCCTCCTCCCTGTTGAAGGCCATCCTGGCTGCGAAGAACGCTGACCATCAGGACGGTGGCACCACTCCAGACCAGCAG AATGAACTGCAGCTGCTGTCTGCAGAACTAGAGAAACACATTAAGTGTGACATCAGGGAAAGTGAGAAAATGCTTTACAGGAGTAAG GTGAAAGACTTTGTTGCAAGAATATACACCCGATGGCAGGTTCTTCTTCAAAGATCAAGACCCCAAGAG GGGAAGCTCTATGATTATTGGAAACCTCTTCCTGAGGATGAAGTGCCCATTAATCAAGAACTTCAGCTGAGGGTCTGA
- the slf2 gene encoding SMC5-SMC6 complex localization factor protein 2 isoform X2, which yields MKSNLKQMTSMVKNVPLGVPRRYSADDATAASPLVHHSSQDAHKNLACTLHNLSPQSKRMLPLKSPAPEQRRTSAVATSSGSKKCSKGGQDALPNYNVLRKKLQPSCRRRSLSSKEESLHSAAKGQGQVKSCSSEREFAFALFRQLNENLKVRKVMHSQSPQHQRAPEPPESSPRAMCDHHSPPGSQTESRIPGSSREEQDLHPTHEVDQKINVHLCSPVSSHSARAAWSKSGEDIPCQATTPGGRRLSLKRQRESSTERKRETERLSEECPLILTSASSVPSSSTSSLSSEYIKRVCIRTSSPAVLLERLGRHVEDGVSTSLCSSFVRQLYKEPSVEPSCKAQTMARPTEDPGNSAVKKGMETCSERRCSVADPRVPDLCTSASSQTGHKCSNEGSSAATSNTSSSSRLMDEDEISLHPDQFTPAVPDCPGLAGSLRGDVDEGQDPKLDSETTPRANPHSARQDALQKTSLVWKDPLDLELVDEMGLGLEICSLTLSSSDDSEEEQLLSLKEILDRSARIPDTPEKGAFSEPSTPLPKAPPEDVKIKPTNYKNTLEQMLIEKEQGQKSKELEMQLLQTCKEDLLKLEEEEENEIIEDVLSHDQRQFLERFSVSSCAIRDLHPGEEVFALANFGRLFNHQTLDLRQIGVSPTNRAQQTLLQARPEQVLMLLSAGLLRRAYCSSPCPPQVTRWLFQMMSVHPNAIACTQILQAMTTIALFAAQEIVENSSKTFEVWVPGIQDIGLVFLNMGVPFVSLFPLETLQPPFTEGDLLESVQIQPDGAVTENERHSFPEHNFENIVKYLELCAALCPSAYTDKELLLLVTVVCRVSLETRLQLLPTGGLSSLLHHLLNNITNWEAMLAQLCQSITDLSEDHHNLRRLVQLLPHERRGRQLKRHLSVSAISKLLNHRCTYIPSSTEFELCDLRSYLPRMRPSSLLKAILAAKNADHQDGGTTPDQQAYYLCYSLLALTNEASNFEFLPSNQRNELQLLSAELEKHIKCDIRESEKMLYRSKVKDFVARIYTRWQVLLQRSRPQEGKLYDYWKPLPEDEVPINQELQLRV from the exons ATGAAAAGTAACCTCAAACAAATGACCTCCATGG TGAAGAACGTTCCTCTTGGTGTTCCTCGACGTTACAGTGCTGATGATGCAACTGCTGCTTCACCGCTGGTTCACCACTCTTCTCAGGACGCTCACAAGAACCTTGCATGTACGCTGCATAACCTGAGCCCACAATCGAAACGCATGCTGCCCCTCAAAAGCCCAGCGCCGGAGCAGAGAAGAACATCAGCTGTAGCCACTTCTTCAGGCTCTAAAAAGTGTTCTAAAGGAGGCCAGGATGCTCTCCCCAATTATAATGTCCTCAGAAAAAAACTGCAACCCAGTTGTAGAAGAAGAAGTCTCTCCAGTAAGGAGGAGTCACTGCACAGTGCCGCTAAAGGTCAAGGTCAGGTCAAGTCTTGCAGCAGTGAGAGAGAATTTGCCTTTGCCCTGTTTAGGCAGCTGAACGAGAATCTGAAG GTCAGAAAGGTCATGCATTCACAGAGTCCTCAGCACCAGAGAGCTCCAGAGCCTCCAGAGTCTTCTCCAAGAGCGATGTGTGACCACCACAGTCCACCAGGCTCCCAGACTGAGAGCAGGATCCCAGGCAGCAGTAGGGAGGAACAGGACCTCCATCCTACCCACGAGGTGGACCAGAAGATCAATGTTCACCTCTGCTCTCCTGTTTCCTCACACAGCGCAAGAGCTGCTTGGAGCAAGAGT GGTGAAGACATACCCTGCCAGGCAACCACACCAG GGGGCAGACGTCTGTCACTGAAGAGGCAACGGGAAAGCAGcacagagagaaaaagggagacggagagaTTGAGTGAGGAGTGTCCACTCATCCTGACCTCTGCAAGTTCTGTTCCGTCTTCTTCCACCTCCAGCCTCTCCTCAGAGTACATAAAACGGGTCTGCATTAGAACAAGTTCTCCAGCTGTTCTGCTGGAGAGGCTGGGCCGCCATGTTGAGGATGGTGTGTCTACCTCACTGTGCAGCAGTTTTGTCAGGCAGCTCTATAAAGAGCCGAGCGTGGAGCCAAGCTGCAAAGCCCAGACGATGGCACGGCCCACTGAAGACCCCGGAAACAGTGCCGTCAAGAAGGGGATGGAGACATGTAGTGAACGCAGATGTTCGGTGGCGGACCCGCGCGTTCCTGACCTCTGCACCTCAGCTTCCAGCCAGACGGGCCACAAGTGCAGTAATGAAGGGAGCTCGGCCGCCACCTCGAACACGAGTTCCTCGTCACGTCTCATGGACGAGGATGAGATCAGCCTCCATCCAGATCAGTTCACACCAGCAGTACCTGACTGTCCAGGTCTGGCAGGGTCATTGAGGGGTGACGTGGATGAAGGACAGGACCCCAAACTGGATTCAGAGACCACGCCCAGAGCTAACCCTCACTCTGCCAGGCAGGACGCGCTACAGAAGACCAGCCTGGTGTGGAAGGACCCTCTAGATCTGGAGCTGGTGGATGAGATGGGCTTGGGCCTGGAGATCTGTTCTCTCACCCTGAGCAGCAGTGATGATAGTGAGGAGGAGCAGCTTCTGTCCCTGAAGGAGATCCTGGATCGCAGTGCTCGTATCCCCGACACACCTGAGAAGGGGGCGTTCTCCGAGCCCAGCACGCCCCTCCCCAAAGCCCCC CCGGAGGATGTGAAAATAAAACCTACAAATTACAAGAATACACTGGAACAGATGCTGATTGAGAAAGAACAGGGTCAGAA GTCAAAAGAACTTGAAATGCAGTTGCTTCAAACTTGTAAAGAAGACCTGTTAAAactggaagaagaggaagagaatgaAATTATAGAAGACGTACTTTCACATGACCAAAG GCAATTCTTAGAACGATTCTCAGTTTCCTCGTGTGCAATCAGAGACCTGCACCCTGGAGAGGAAGTCTTCGCGTTGGCCAACTTTGGCCGACTCTTTAACCACCAGACTCTGGACCTGAGGCAGATCGGTGTTTCCCCAACCAACCGGGCCCAGCAGACCCTTCTGCA GGCCCGTCCAGAACAGGTCCTGATGCTTCTCAGCGCAGGTCTGCTCAGAAGAGCCTATTGCTCCTCACCCTGCCCGCCACAGGTCACACGCTGGCTCTTCCAG ATGATGTCGGTCCACCCAAACGCCATTGCTTGCACACAGATTCTGCAGGCCATGACGACTATCGCCTTATTCGCCGCTCAGGAAATAG TGGAGAATAGCAGTAAGACGTTTGAGGTGTGGGTCCCCGGCATACAGGACATTGGACTAGTCTTCCTCAACATGGGTGTGCCATTCGTCAGTCTGTTCCCTCTGGAAACTCTCCAGCCCCCTTTCACTGAGGGAGATCTGCT AGAGAGTGTGCAAATTCAGCCTGACGGTGCAGTAACGGAGAACGAACGCCACTCGTTTCCAGAGCACAACTTTGAGAACATTGTCAAG tacctgGAACTGTGTGCTGCCCTGTGTCCAAGCGCGTACACTGATAAGGAGCTCCTGCTGCTGGTGACTGTGGTGTGTAGAGTGAGTTTGGAGACCCGTTTACAGCTGCTCCCCACTGGAGGCCTCAGCAGCCTGCTGCACCACCTTCTCAACAACATTACCAACTGGGAAGCAATG TTAGCCCAACTTTGCCAGTCCATAACCGATCTGTCTGAGGATCACCACAATCTCCGACGGCTAGTGCAGCTCCTGCCACACGAGAGACGGGGCAG GCAATTGAAGAGACATCTGAGCGTTTCAGCCATCTCTAAACTGTTAAATCACAGATGCACTTACATACCCTCATCTACAGAATTTGAG TTGTGCGATCTGAGGTCATACCTCCCTCGGATGAGACCCTCCTCCCTGTTGAAGGCCATCCTGGCTGCGAAGAACGCTGACCATCAGGACGGTGGCACCACTCCAGACCAGCAG GCATATTATCTTTGCTATAGCCTATTGGCTTTGACCAATGAAGCGTCCAATTTTGAGTTTTTACCATCAAACCAAAGA AATGAACTGCAGCTGCTGTCTGCAGAACTAGAGAAACACATTAAGTGTGACATCAGGGAAAGTGAGAAAATGCTTTACAGGAGTAAG GTGAAAGACTTTGTTGCAAGAATATACACCCGATGGCAGGTTCTTCTTCAAAGATCAAGACCCCAAGAG GGGAAGCTCTATGATTATTGGAAACCTCTTCCTGAGGATGAAGTGCCCATTAATCAAGAACTTCAGCTGAGGGTCTGA